The Dioscorea cayenensis subsp. rotundata cultivar TDr96_F1 chromosome 19, TDr96_F1_v2_PseudoChromosome.rev07_lg8_w22 25.fasta, whole genome shotgun sequence genome includes a window with the following:
- the LOC120249644 gene encoding uncharacterized protein LOC120249644, producing the protein MEKGAGTIDEPKFIPGWLKPGNGAPAGGAGSNHHIATSSLHLDEHGGGRSSRNRFLAVSACDHDAPRTSSRSSSSFRRSTSSNGSSSTNHDRDNISQMYSSFSRNPRDRDRDKVPDRRDRDRERLFQLDSFDSGRNGKDALRRSQSMVTGKRGESWPRRPGNDLVNGVISGGSGIGTISKASFEQDFPTLGAEERQGPPEIGRVASPGLSSAIQSLPFSAPTTIRGDGWTSVLAEVPVVVGGNGPSIQSSQQTATVAPASTSLSTTTGLNMAETLAQTPSRVRSDPQSSVDTQKIDELTRRQCFKLIPVTPAMSKSSVLNSSDKSKVKGARGVDLVAPSKATPQAPYQLSNHMLRVPSRLDIPKASQAGNFQVLNRERNGSASAGKDGSNSVSVSRVVNPHIVVASTAAPPLKNSTDPKGRVLSPVHNSFGEKRPTLQTQNRNDFFNSIRKKTSMAAPQPISTSSEKASNQTTDAVSVTEEMANSPNSGLECIKESKNCLSGCSGPCEDAESSSFDNGASTERSDDQIIGIVSVGQEMTCSPSSAGAGCVKENGNCGSGCSSVCGDAESSSADNGANTEKLGDQMTESVSVGQEMVSSLTSGLGCVKENGNCAIGCSRDLSESCTSDNGEDSFSDPVDPEEKAFLESLGWNSEDAADEYLTPQEITEFMAEHGTQIRQSERLSQLRQRVANDLGLHSFNSENEV; encoded by the exons ATGGAGAAAGGCGCTGGCACGATTGACGAGCCGAAGTTCATCCCAGGGTGGTTGAAACCAGGCAACGGTGCTCCGGCCGGCGGCGCCGGTTCCAACCATCATATTGCCACGTCCTCTCTTCATTTGG ATGAGCATGGTGGTGGGAGGTCCTCAAGGAACAGGTTTTTGGCGGTGAGTGCTTGCGATCATGATGCTCCCCGGACATCATCTAGGAGCTCATCCTCCTTCAGACGTAGCACAAGCAGCAATGGTTCTAGTTCTACGAATCATGATAGGGATAATATTTCACAGATGTATAGTAGTTTTAGTAGGAACCCTCGTGACAGGGACCGGGACAAGGTTCCTGATCGGCGAGACAGAGACCGTGAAAGGCTTTTTCAGTTAGATAGTTTTGATTCTGGTAGGAATGGGAAGGATGCACTTAGGAGGTCACAGTCCATGGTGACAGGGAAACGGGGTGAGTCATGGCCAAGAAGGCCAGGTAATGATTTGGTGAATGGAGTTATTTCTGGGGGTAGTGGGATTGGTACCATAAGCAAGGCCTCTTTTGAACAAGACTTTCCAACTCTTGGGGCTGAAGAAAGGCAAGGGCCTCCTGAGATAGGTAGAGTAGCTTCTCCTGGTCTTAGCAGTGCTATTCAGAGCTTACCTTTCAGTGCTCCAACAACAATTCGAGGTGATGGTTGGACCTCAGTCTTGGCAGAAGTACCTGTTGTGGTTGGAGGTAATGGACCATCAATCCAATCTTCTCAACAAACTGCAACAGTGGCACCAGCATCTACAAGTCTGAGCACTACAACAGGCCTGAACATGGCTGAGACGTTGGCCCAGACCCCATCACGTGTTCGTTCTGATCCACAG TCATCTGTAGATACCCAAAAGATTGATGAATTGACTCGTAGGCAGTGTTTCAAGCTTATACCTGTGACACCAGCAATGTCTAAAAGCTCG GTTCTCAATTCTTCTGATAAATCAAAAGTTAAAGGAGCAAGAGGAGTTGATCTTGTTGCCCCCTCCAAAGCCACGCCACAGGCACCTTATCAACTTTCTAATCATATGCTCCGTGTACCTTCTAGATTGGATATTCCAAAGGCATCTCAGGCTGGGAATTTTCAGGTTCTTAATCGTGAGAGAAATGGCAGTGCTTCTGCTGGCAAAGATGGCTCAAATTCTGTGAGTGTCAGTCGTGTGGTTAACCCACATATTGTTGTTGCATCGACTGCCGCACCTCCCCTGAAGAACTCTACTGATCCCAAGGGGCGTGTGCTGTCCCCTGTTCACAATTCCTTTGGTGAGAAAAGACCCACTTTGCAAACTCAGAATCGGAATGATTTCTTCAATTCTATCCGAAAGAAAACATCCATGGCTGCTCCCCAGCCAATCTCAACTAGCTCTGAGAAGGCAAGCAATCAGACCACTGATGCCGTTTCTGTTACTGAGGAAATGGCCAATTCTCCAAATTCTGGTTTAGAATGTATCAAGGAAAGTAAGAATTGTTTGTCTGGATGTTCTGGTCCCTGTGAAGATGCTGAGAGTTCTAGTTTTGACAATGGAGCCAGCACCGAGAGGTCAGATGACCAGATCATTGGAATTGTTTCTGTTGGTCAGGAGATGACCTGTTCTCCAAGTTCTGCTGGTGCGGGATGTGTGAAGGAGAATGGCAACTGTGGGAGCGGATGCTCTAGTGTCTGTGGAGATGCCGAGAGTTCTAGTGCCGACAATGGTGCCAACACTGAGAAACTTGGTGATCAGATGACTGAGTCCGTTTCTGTTGGTCAAGAAATGGTCAGCTCTCTAACTTCTGGTTTAGGTTGTGTGAAGGAGAATGGAAATTGCGCTATTGGATGTTCCCGTGATCTGTCTGAGAGCTGTACTTCTGACAATGGAGAGGATTCATTCTCAGACCCTGTTGATCCGGAAGAAAAAGCCTTCTTGGAATCACTAGGATGGAATTCTGAAGATGCAGCAGATGAGTATCTGACACCGCAAGAAATTACTGAGTTTATGGCAGAG cATGGGACACAAATTCGTCAATCTGAAAGGTTGTCTCAACTTCGACAAAGAGTTGCTAATGATCTTGGATTACACTCATTCAACTCAGAAAATGAAGTCTGA
- the LOC120249799 gene encoding protein OPAQUE10-like isoform X3, protein MMRRMAGEVLRVRETSPDEAETSFRELDDVFLQTQTRIWLGEVLHERFDEEMAVADLLADGELLFQVSKAVWKMILNKNVDIRHSKFFIYERTSFGKADGRYMAYPKVDSFLKVKLPRCQI, encoded by the exons ATGATGAGGAGGATGGCCGGAGAGGTGCTCAGAGTCCGGGAGACGTCGCCCGATGAGGCTGAGACTAGCTTTCGCGAGCTCGATGATGTTTTCCTCCAG ACTCAGACGAGAATATGGCTTGGAGAAGTTCTTCATGAAAGGTTTGATGAAGAAATGGCTGTTGCTGATTTATTGGCAGATGGAGAATTGCT ATTTCAAGTATCAAAAGCTGTGTGGAAGATGATATTGAATAAGAATGTGGATATAAGGCACTCAAAATTCTTTATCTATGAACGTACTTCTTTTGGTAAGGCTGATGGGAGATATATGGCTTATCCCAAGGTTGACTCCTTTTTAAAG GTCAAACTACCAAGGTGCCAAATATGA
- the LOC120249799 gene encoding protein OPAQUE10-like isoform X2, whose translation MMRRMAGEVLRVRETSPDEAETSFRELDDVFLQTQTRIWLGEVLHERFDEEMAVADLLADGELLFQVSKAVWKMILNKNVDIRHSKFFIYERTSFGKADGRYMAYPKVDSFLKEAKYLLLGTFDTWLWNYTHSCSPHLCSMPSGSSLS comes from the exons ATGATGAGGAGGATGGCCGGAGAGGTGCTCAGAGTCCGGGAGACGTCGCCCGATGAGGCTGAGACTAGCTTTCGCGAGCTCGATGATGTTTTCCTCCAG ACTCAGACGAGAATATGGCTTGGAGAAGTTCTTCATGAAAGGTTTGATGAAGAAATGGCTGTTGCTGATTTATTGGCAGATGGAGAATTGCT ATTTCAAGTATCAAAAGCTGTGTGGAAGATGATATTGAATAAGAATGTGGATATAAGGCACTCAAAATTCTTTATCTATGAACGTACTTCTTTTGGTAAGGCTGATGGGAGATATATGGCTTATCCCAAGGTTGACTCCTTTTTAAAG GAGGCAAAATATTTGTTGCTGGGTACATTTGACACTTGGTTGTGGAATTACACGCATTCTTGTTCTCCACATCTCTGCTCGATGCCATCTGGCTCATCTCTTTCTTAA
- the LOC120249799 gene encoding protein OPAQUE10-like isoform X1: MMRRMAGEVLRVRETSPDEAETSFRELDDVFLQTQTRIWLGEVLHERFDEEMAVADLLADGELLFQVSKAVWKMILNKNVDIRHSKFFIYERTSFGKADGRYMAYPKVDSFLKICQILGMTGIDLFSPPDVVEKRDIRRVCMCIRSLSKKARLMKLNILTLLHTQ, translated from the exons ATGATGAGGAGGATGGCCGGAGAGGTGCTCAGAGTCCGGGAGACGTCGCCCGATGAGGCTGAGACTAGCTTTCGCGAGCTCGATGATGTTTTCCTCCAG ACTCAGACGAGAATATGGCTTGGAGAAGTTCTTCATGAAAGGTTTGATGAAGAAATGGCTGTTGCTGATTTATTGGCAGATGGAGAATTGCT ATTTCAAGTATCAAAAGCTGTGTGGAAGATGATATTGAATAAGAATGTGGATATAAGGCACTCAAAATTCTTTATCTATGAACGTACTTCTTTTGGTAAGGCTGATGGGAGATATATGGCTTATCCCAAGGTTGACTCCTTTTTAAAG ATCTGTCAGATCTTGGGGATGACCGGCATTGATCTATTTTCCCCACCTGATGTTGTCGAAAAAAGGGATATTCGTAGGGTTTGCATGTGCATTCGCTCTCTCTCGAAGAAAGCTAGattgatgaaattaaat ATTTTGACATTGTTACATACACAATAG
- the LOC120249798 gene encoding uncharacterized protein LOC120249798 — MISLEILQSNSQLVLLKRETNCLASPGMGIAEVSNDLFALGRIKPSAGYHTSVESSVDGDTVESSEHISSSENKKKTLLGVCEYAPAPFGSDSSDATLHANSACIINESCVSVVHKDQYTSVGGGLTEGANGRVAPNIGSDDLEPNETHVLKESCICGNADFNPTCCSEAKLEGTSLGELSEPVACQDSVIESCHAKIKAHMHCSTLFSARENEVNAKQNIVDTNQTPPVDYMGDNRRNNLDAAPTSKTIEDHEKEVLRMHELNGKNKSRESPKLGNIVLKSVAGGITLVGAAFLFLQFRGRIGKGKANGGLVLPKVQNTSQEGSRDKGENDDDGKQHVPSLAQKPSKTQGTNNSGTAQKQAEMSRKKVFYPGDKLKV, encoded by the exons ATGATATCTTTGGAAATTCTACAATCAAACAGTCAGCTTGTGTTATTGAAGAGGGAAACCAATTGTTTAGCATCCCCTGGCATGGGCATAGCTGAGGTATCCAATGATTTATTTGCACTAGGGAGAATTAAACCATCAGCTGGATATCATACTAGTGTAGAATCTAGTGTGGATGGTGACACTGTAGAATCTAGTGAACACATATCATCATctgagaacaagaaaaaaactttgCTTGGAGTTTGTGAATATGCACCTGCACCCTTTGGCAGTGATTCTTCTGATGCCACACTCCATGCAAATTCAGCTTGTATTATTAATGAGTCATGTGTGTCAGTGGTACATAAAGATCAATACACTAGTGTTGGTGGTGGTTTAACCGAAGGGGCCAATGGAAGAGTAGCACCTAATATAGGGAGCGATGATTTAGAACCAAATGAGACACATGTTTTGAAGGAATCTTGTATCTGTGGCAATGCTGATTTCAATCCCACCTGCTGCAGTGAGGCTAAATTAGAGGGAACTAGTCTAGGGGAGTTATCTGAACCAGTAGCTTGTCAGGATTCTGTTATTGAGAGTTGTCATGCCAAAATCAAGGCGCACATGCATTGCTCAACTTTGTTTTCTGCACGGGAAAATGAAGTCAATGCAAAGCAAAACATTGTGGATACAAATCAAACTCCCCCTGTAGATTATATGGGAGACAACAGAAGGAACAACTTGGACGCTGCTCCCACATCCAAG ACAATAGAGGACCATGAAAAGGAGGTATTGAGGATGCATGAGCTGAATGGAAAAAATAAGTCACGTGAATCTCCTAAGCTGGGCAACATAGTGCTGAAATCAGTTGCTGGGGGAATCACATTAGTTGGTGCTGCATTCCTTTTTCTTCAGTTTAG GGGAAGGATAGGCAAAGGAAAAGCTAATGGAGGTTTGGTGCTGCCAAAGGTACAAAACACCAGCCAGGAAGGTTCTAGAGATAAAGgtgagaatgatgatgatggcaAGCAACATGTTCCAAGTCTTGCTCAAAAACCTTCCAAAACTCAGGGGACCAACAACAGTGGTACAGCACAAAAGCAAGCAGAGATGAGTAGAAAGAAGGTATTCTACCCTGGAGACAAACTCAAGGTTTAA